The nucleotide sequence GGCTATCTTGCGGGTGGGCGTTTCAGGCTGGATGACGGCAAGGCGCTGCTGGTGACGATCGATCCTGCGGGCAGCTATTATTCGGGGTTCCAGATTGCCGATCCCTGGACGATCTCGCCCGATCCGATGGTGCGTCTGGTCAGCCTGAACAGCACGCAAGTGGCCGCCAGCGCCGATGGCACGCAAAGCTATGTGCTGAGCGCGGTCGATCCGGGCGTCGCAAACTGGATCGATACCACCAAGCTGGCTGAGGGCTGGATGATGATCCGCTGGCAGGGCGTGCCGCCGACCGCCGATCCCGCCACCTTCATCCGCACCGTGCAGGAATTCGGTCTTGCCGATGTGGACACAGTCGTGCCCGCAAGCGTGCCGCGCATCGATATTGCCGGACGCCGCGCGCAGCTGATGAAGCGCGCGCGCGATCACGGCACGCGCACACGCGCTGCCGACTGGCTGCCCTGAACAACAAGGACTTCGACCGATGCAACCCAGCGGCTCCGTTCTCGAACTCTGTCAGGTCGTGGCCGATCTGGAACCGGCGCTGGATCACTGGACCGGGACCATCGGCGCGGGGCCGTTCTTCGTGTTCGACGTGCCGGTTCTGCCGGGCCAGATCTATCGAGGAGCGCCCACGCAGGTTTCGATGAAAGTGGCGTTCGGGTTTTCGGGCGGGCTGCTGATTGAACTGTTGCAGCAGACCAACGACGGCGCTTCGGTGTTCCGGGAAATGCTGGAGAGTAGCGGCCACGGCTATCACCACGTGATGCTGCGCGGACCGTATGATGCCAACTTCGCGCGGCTTTCGGCCAGGGGTCATGCAGTGGCTTTCAGCGGGCAGATGCCTTCGGGCGAACGGTTCTGCCTGTTCGATACGCGGGCGACCGATGGCGCGTTCATCGAGCTGATGGAAATATCCTCGGCGATGGAGGAATCGCTGTCGCGGATGCACCGCGCGCATCTGGCATGGGACGGCGTGACCGACCCGGTGCGCGGGCTGGACCGTCTCGCGGAATTTGCCTGACCGCTCACCCTGACGTTCGATAGGGGCCGTGCGCCGCCGGGTGCCGCAATCCACGATCCAAAGGGCTGTAGTGGCCGCGCGAGAGGATCGACGATGAAGGTTGCATGGATTGGGCTCGGCCAGATGGGCCTGCCGACGGCTAAGGCAGTTGCGGCCGGTGGCCATGAGGTTCGCGCGTTCGATGTGAAGGCGCCATCTGCCGAAGACGCACAGGGCCTGACGTTGGTCGGTTCACCGCGCGAAGCCGCGCAGGATGCCGATCTGGTGTGCCTTGCTGTATTTTCCGACGATCAGGTTGCCGATGTGCTGACCGGCCCGGAAGGCGTGATCGATCTGCTGAAGCCCGGCGCCATCGTGGCAGTGTTCACCACCGGAAGCATCGAATCGATCCAGGGTATCGCTGCCAGCGTGCCCGCAGGCATCGCCATCCTGGATACCTGCTTCAGCCGGAAGCAGTCG is from Novosphingobium sp. MMS21-SN21R and encodes:
- a CDS encoding VOC family protein; protein product: MQPSGSVLELCQVVADLEPALDHWTGTIGAGPFFVFDVPVLPGQIYRGAPTQVSMKVAFGFSGGLLIELLQQTNDGASVFREMLESSGHGYHHVMLRGPYDANFARLSARGHAVAFSGQMPSGERFCLFDTRATDGAFIELMEISSAMEESLSRMHRAHLAWDGVTDPVRGLDRLAEFA